GCCGACCTCAATGAGCACGGTTGCTACAGCAAACATCACAAAGACGATAAAGGTAGCAATGATTGCTGGCGCCAAACCATCTTGGCCAAGCGCTAAAACGCAGAGCGGAATGCCCATGTATCCTGTGTTGGAGTATGACGCACTCAAGCCTGAAAAACTTGCGGCCACTACATCTCGGTTACGAACCCAGCTGACTACCAACACCGAAAGAAATACTAGCAGGCAACTCAGAAAGAAAGCGGTAATAAAACCAGGCTGCCAAAGTGTTTGCCAGCTACTGCTTGATGCGAAATTAAATAATTGTGCAGGTAAGGCAAGCCAAACGACAAAACGATTTAATTCAATGGATGCGCTTTCACCTAACTTGCCAGTTCTGCCGCAAATGTAGCCAATCAGAATTAGTGCAAATACTGGGAAGACAACATTGAAAACGTAGAACAATTTAAATGTGCTTTTTTAGATCAAGCAATTTTCTTCAGAGTCTTCTGGTATCGCTGCGCATTTTTGACATAACGACCAGCAATATCTTCAATACCCGCAATCTGTTCTGGTGTGAGCGTCTTCACCGCCTTAGCTGGCGAACCCAAAATCATCGAGCCATCAGGAAATTCTTTTCCTTCTGTAACTAATGCGCCAGCACCCACTAAACAGTTTTTTCCGATTTTGGCGCCATTCAAAATGACTGCGCCAATACCAATCAAACTACCATCGCCAATGTGACAGCCATGAAGCATCACTTGATGACCAACAGTTACTTGCTTACCGATGATGAGGGGGTAGCCAGGGTCAGTATGCAAGATAGAAGCATCTTGCACATTACTGCGCTCGCCAATTTGAATGAGATCGTTATCACCACGGATAACCACCTTGGGCCACACACTCGCGCTTGGATGAAGCTCAACCCGACCAATCACTTCTGCGCTCTCGGCAACCCAAGCTCCCTCAGCTAAGTGGGGAGCATTTCCATCTAGTTCAAATATAGCCATGACTCATTATAAGTAATGGCTATATTTAAGAAAGCCTACCAGTTAGGCTCACGATCAGGGGTGGAAGAAATACGGTGAATACTCAAGTCTGCTCCGTCATACTCTTCCTCATGGGACATCCGGATGCCAAAAACAGCTTTGAGCAACCCATAGACCACAAAGCCGCTAATCAAGGCAATCGCGACCCCTAAAGCGCTACCAATGAGTTGACCCAGGAATGTCACGCCGCCAATACCGCCTAGCGCTTTAGACCCAAATATGCCAGCAGCTAATCCCCCCCACAAACCGCAAAGACCGTGTAGCGGCCAAACGCCCAAAACATCGTCAATCTTCCAGCGGTTTTGCACCAAGGTAAACATATATACAAAAAGAGCGCCGGCGATTAAGCCAACAACCAATGCGCCCATGGGGTGCATCAAGTCTGAGCCAGCACAAACTGCCACCAAGCCAGCTAAAGGGCCGTTATAAGTAAAGCCCGGATCGTTGCGCCCGATAATCCACGCAGCTAAAGTGCCGCCAACCATCGCCATCAACGAGTTCATAGCAACTAAGCCGCTGACCTTATCAATCGTTTGCGCACTCATGACGTTAAATCCAAACCAACCTACCGCCAAAATCCAAGCACCCAAAGCCAAAAACGGAATACTTGAAGGAGGATGTGCTGCAACGTTGCCATCTTTGGTGTAACGACCACGACGCGCGCCTAGAAGAATGACTGCTGGTAGCGCAATCCAACCACCCACCGCATGCACAACAATTGAACCGGCAAAGTCATGGAACTCTTCGCCAGTGAGCGACTTGATCCACGCCTGGATACCGTAATGCTGATTCCAGGCAATGCCTTCAAAGAAAGGGTAAACAAAGCCAACCAAAATAAAGGTGGCAATCAATTGAGGATTAAACTTCGCACGTTCAGCAATACCGCCAGAAATAATGGCAGGAATAGCAGCAGCAAAGGTCAGTAAGAAAAAGAATTTGACTAATTCATAGCCATTTTTCTCGGCCAATAGTTCGGCACCAGAGAAAAAGTTAACGCCGTAGGCGATGCTGTAGCCAATAAAGAAATAGGCAATAGTTGACACTGCAAAGTCGACCAAGATTTTGACTAAGGCATTCACTTGGTTCTTTTTTCGAACCGTACCAAGCTCAAGAAATGCAAATCCCGCATGCATCGCCAAAACCATGATGGCACCGAGCAAGATAAACAAGACATCACTGCCTGATTTCAAAGTTTCCACTGAATAACTCCCTCTATTTTTTGCATCATTATGGGGAATTTAGAGGTGACTCCTTAGCAATAATGCACTCATTTAGTGCAATTTAATGCCCTCAATATGGTTTATTATGAAATTTACATACACCGAAGGGAGAACCCATGAAAAAAGTTTTAGTTCTATTGGCCGCTTTAGGCGCACTTTCCGGCTTAGCCCAGGCTCAAGAAAAAGTTCAGGTACTTAGCACTCAAGAGCTCGTCAATGTCTGCAAATTACCTGCAAGCCCAGAGTCCCGCAGCTTTTGTGTAGGCTATACAACCGCTATTTACGACACTTATTTAGCCACTCGTCATCCACAACGCGCTAAGCCATATATTTGCGTAAAGCAACCAGCACCGTCACGTGATGAAGTGATTGGTGAGTTTGTAAAATTTGGTCAAACTAACCAGCAGGTTTCCGATAAACCAGCGGCAGGTGTTTTCTTGGGCTTCTTGGCAGCACGCTTTCCTTGCGCCAGAAAATAATCCAAGACATTTAGCCAATTCAATTTATAGACATAAGGAACAGTTGATATGAAAAAAATTATCGCTATTACCGCCGCAACTCTCGCAATCGCAGGTTGTTCAAACATGAGCAACACGGAACAACGTACTTTATCGGGCGCTAGTATTGGTGCTGCAGCTGGTGCGGTTGGCACTGCTATTTTCCACGGCAACCCAATTTGGGGTGCAGTCGGTGGTGCAGCAGTTGGTGCAGCTTCTGGTTACGTATACGATGCCTACAAAAAAGAGCAGGCCTCTGAGTACAACTCTGGCTACAACGCAGGAAAAAATAATCAGCCTGCCAAAGCCCCTCAGTAAAACTTAGTTGCAAAAACAAAAAACCCGACCTGCGTCATGCAAGTCGGGTTTTTCTTTAAGAGCTCAGCAAGTTAAGAAAGTAAGAGCTGATTAATGCGCTTTACATAAGCGGCAGGATCATTCAACTGACCACCCTCAGCCAAGAGAGCTTGATCAAACAAGACTTGAGTCCATTCATCAAAATGTTGGTCGTTTGATTTCAGCTTAAGCAGCAAAGGATGCTCTGGATTAATCTCCAGAATAGGTTTGGTATCTGGTGCTTGCTGGCCTGCAGCCTTGAGCATGCGCAATAGATTTCCAGAAAGCTCATTCTCATCAGAGACCAAACATGCTGGAGAATCAGTCAAGCGGAATGTCACACGGACATCCTTCACCCGGTCTTCTAATGCCGCCTTCATGCGATCCAGAAAATCCTTGAAATTTTTCTCAGTTTCTTCGTGCTCCTTCTTTTCTTTCTCATCGCTGAGATTGCCAAGATCAAGACCACCCTTTGCTACTGAGGTCATTTGCTTGCCATCAAATTCAGTAAAGAAAGACAGCATCCACTCATCCACTCGATCGGATAGCAATAGGACCTCAACACCTTTCTTACGGAAGATTTCAAGATGCGGGCTATTTTTAGCAGCGTTAAAAGTATCACCAGTGACGTAATAAATCTTGTCCTGACCCTCTTTCATACGGGAGATATATTCAGCCAAAGAAACAGTTTGATCTACGGAGTCGGAATGCGTACTTGCAAAACGCAAGAGCTTTAAGATGCGCTCTTGATTTGGCTGGTCCTCGCCAACGCCCTCTTTAAGCACTTGCCCAAACTGAGTCCAGAAGGTGCGATATTTTTCTTTCTTTGCCGCATCATCGCTATTTGCTAGATCCTCCAGCATGCTCAGTACACGCTTAGTAGAACTCTCTCGAATAATTTTGACATCACGGGACTCCTGCAGGATTTCACGTGAGACATTTAAGGGGAGATCTGTTGAATCAATCACACCAGTGACAAAACGTAAGTACATCGGCATCAATTGCTCAGCATCATCCATGATGAATACCCGCTTCACATACAACTTGATACCGCCACGCTTATTACGATCCCACAAATCAAAAGGTGCACGTCCAGGCACATACAGCAACTGTGTAAATTCACTGCGGCCTTCAACCCTGTTCAAGGAATAGCACAAGGGATTTTCATAATCATGTGATAAGTGCTTGTAGAACTCGTCGTACTGCTCTTCAGTGATTTCAGATTTAGATCGAGCCCATAAAGCGCTGGACTGATTAATACTCTCAAGCTCGTCCTTAATGACTTGCTCTTTTTTATCTGCATCCCACTCTTCTTTATTCATCTGAATTGGTAAAGAGATGTGATCAGAATATTTACGAATGATCGATTTCAACTTATGGGTGGAGAGGAAATCATCCTCTCCTTCGCGCAAATGCATTGTGATCGACGTTCCGCGCTGTGGGCGATCAATGCTCTCCACTGTAAATTCGCCTGAGCCATCAGACTCCCAGCGGACGCCATCGGTCGCTGGTAAGCCTGCTCGCCGTGTCTCCACAGTAATACGGTCGGCCACAATAAAAGCTGAATAGAAACCCACACCAAACTGACCAATTAATGCAGCATCCTTTTGTTGATCGCCAGAGAGCTTGGAGAAAAATTCCTTCGTGCCAGAGCGGGCGATGGTTCCCAAATTGGAAATGACTTCGTCACGGCTCATACCTATACCGTTATCCGAAATAGTGACGGTTCTAGCGGCTTTATCAAAACTCACTTTGATCTTCAGATCAGGATCATCACCATACCAATCAGGATGCTCGATTCCCTCAAAGCGGAGCTTGTCTGAAGCGTCAGATGCATTAGAGATCAACTCACGGAGAAAGATTTCCTTGTTGGAATACAAGGAATGAATCATTAGTTGTAAAAGTTGCTTTACCTCGGCCTGAAAACCTAAGGTTTCTTTACTAGCTACAGTCATGCGTATTCCCTCTTCCCTCTTAATTAATGAACATAACCCCCTGTAAATGGGGGTCATCTAATACATTTCAAGATCTACTAAACCAGAAATTTAGCCCGGATGTGGCTTTGAATGCTTCTCCGCTACAGGCAAATCAGCCTTTTTCCAGGCACTAAAGCCGCCCTCAAGATGGCAAACTCCAGGGACACCCATTTTTTGAAGGGTTTCTGTTGCTAGGGCCGAGCGCCATGCGGATGCACAATACAGTAGCAAGCGCTTGCCCTCACCAAAAACTGGCTTGTAATACGGGCTATCTGGATCAACCCAAAATTCCAGCATGCCCCGAGGAGCATGAATTGCATTGGG
The window above is part of the beta proteobacterium CB genome. Proteins encoded here:
- a CDS encoding rhodanese domain-containing protein, whose amino-acid sequence is MKLKLGYQELIANAMAQIETVPLGQAQQLLDDQNTVFVDIRDVRELERDGMIPNAIHAPRGMLEFWVDPDSPYYKPVFGEGKRLLLYCASAWRSALATETLQKMGVPGVCHLEGGFSAWKKADLPVAEKHSKPHPG
- the htpG gene encoding Chaperone protein htpG, with translation MTVASKETLGFQAEVKQLLQLMIHSLYSNKEIFLRELISNASDASDKLRFEGIEHPDWYGDDPDLKIKVSFDKAARTVTISDNGIGMSRDEVISNLGTIARSGTKEFFSKLSGDQQKDAALIGQFGVGFYSAFIVADRITVETRRAGLPATDGVRWESDGSGEFTVESIDRPQRGTSITMHLREGEDDFLSTHKLKSIIRKYSDHISLPIQMNKEEWDADKKEQVIKDELESINQSSALWARSKSEITEEQYDEFYKHLSHDYENPLCYSLNRVEGRSEFTQLLYVPGRAPFDLWDRNKRGGIKLYVKRVFIMDDAEQLMPMYLRFVTGVIDSTDLPLNVSREILQESRDVKIIRESSTKRVLSMLEDLANSDDAAKKEKYRTFWTQFGQVLKEGVGEDQPNQERILKLLRFASTHSDSVDQTVSLAEYISRMKEGQDKIYYVTGDTFNAAKNSPHLEIFRKKGVEVLLLSDRVDEWMLSFFTEFDGKQMTSVAKGGLDLGNLSDEKEKKEHEETEKNFKDFLDRMKAALEDRVKDVRVTFRLTDSPACLVSDENELSGNLLRMLKAAGQQAPDTKPILEINPEHPLLLKLKSNDQHFDEWTQVLFDQALLAEGGQLNDPAAYVKRINQLLLS
- a CDS encoding ammonium transporter, coding for METLKSGSDVLFILLGAIMVLAMHAGFAFLELGTVRKKNQVNALVKILVDFAVSTIAYFFIGYSIAYGVNFFSGAELLAEKNGYELVKFFFLLTFAAAIPAIISGGIAERAKFNPQLIATFILVGFVYPFFEGIAWNQHYGIQAWIKSLTGEEFHDFAGSIVVHAVGGWIALPAVILLGARRGRYTKDGNVAAHPPSSIPFLALGAWILAVGWFGFNVMSAQTIDKVSGLVAMNSLMAMVGGTLAAWIIGRNDPGFTYNGPLAGLVAVCAGSDLMHPMGALVVGLIAGALFVYMFTLVQNRWKIDDVLGVWPLHGLCGLWGGLAAGIFGSKALGGIGGVTFLGQLIGSALGVAIALISGFVVYGLLKAVFGIRMSHEEEYDGADLSIHRISSTPDREPNW
- a CDS encoding hexapeptide repeat-containing transferase; amino-acid sequence: MAIFELDGNAPHLAEGAWVAESAEVIGRVELHPSASVWPKVVIRGDNDLIQIGERSNVQDASILHTDPGYPLIIGKQVTVGHQVMLHGCHIGDGSLIGIGAVILNGAKIGKNCLVGAGALVTEGKEFPDGSMILGSPAKAVKTLTPEQIAGIEDIAGRYVKNAQRYQKTLKKIA